A single region of the Gossypium arboreum isolate Shixiya-1 chromosome 12, ASM2569848v2, whole genome shotgun sequence genome encodes:
- the LOC108476919 gene encoding G-box-binding factor 1-like, protein MGTEEESTPAKPSKPTASTQEMPTTVSYPDWSTQMQAYYGAAATPPLFASTVASPTPHPYIWGGQHPLMPPYGTPVPYPAVYPPRGVYAHPNMAPMPSSARNNGADGKDRGATKKPKGSSGSKVGESAKATSGSGNDGGSQSGESGSEGTSDRSDESNQQEVNAGKKGSFEQMLADANAQGKAAGALVPAEPIVSMPATTLNIGMDLWSASPAATGAAKTRPNASGTVATVPAGAMMPDQWIQDERELKRQKRKQSNRESARRSRLRKQAECEELQAKVESLANENHTLRNELKKLSDECEKLTSENSSIKDELMRICGPEAISNLEQGNPSSVGEAGGDEGNG, encoded by the exons ATGGGAACGGAAGAGGAGAGCACACCAGCCAAGCCTTCCAAACCTACTGCCTCAACTCAG GAAATGCCAACAACAGTGTCATATCCTGATTGGTCGACCCAAATGCAG GCTTATTATGGTGCTGCAGCTACTCCTCCATTATTTGCCTCAACCGTTGCTTCACCAACCCCGCATCCATACATATGGGGAGGCCAG CATCCTCTAATGCCTCCATATGGTACCCCGGTTCCGTACCCAGCTGTATATCCTCCAAGGGGAGTGTATGCGCATCCTAATATGGCACCG ATGCCAAGTTCTGCACGGAATAATGGTGCTGATGGAAAGGATCGGGGTGCGACCAAAAAGCCCAAGGGATCTTCGGGAAGCAAAGTTGGAGAGAGTGCAAAGGCCACTTCAGGCTCGGGAAACGATGGCGGCTCTCAAAG TGGTGAAAGTGGCAGCGAGGGTACATCAGACAGAAGTGATGAGAGTAATCAACAA GAAGTCAATGCTGGCAAAAAGGGAAGCTTTGAGCAGATGCTTGCAGATG CCAATGCACAGGGTAAAGCTGCTGGGGCTTTAGTTCCCGCAGAACCCATAGTCTCTATGCCTGCAACTACTTTGAATATAGGAATGGACCTATGGAGCGCTTCCCCTGCTGCCACAGGAGCTGCAAAAACCAGACCTAACGCATCTGGCACTGTAGCCACTGTTCCTGCTGGCGCTATGATGCCTGATCAGTGGATTCAA GATGAACGTGAGTTGAAAAGACAGAAGAGGAAGCAGTCTAACAGGGAATCTGCTCGGAGGTCAAGGTTACGCAAGCAG GCCGAGTGTGAAGAGCTTCAAGCCAAGGTGGAGAGCTTGGCAAATGAAAACCACACCCTTAGAAATGAGTTAAAGAAGCTGTCAGATGAATGCGAGAAGCTTACGTCTGAAAATAGTTCTATCAAG GATGAGTTGATGCGGATATGCGGACCAGAAGCGATAAGTAACCTGGAGCAAGGCAACCCTTCTTCAGTTGGTGAAGCAGGAGGTGATGAGGGGAATGGTTAA